The following proteins are encoded in a genomic region of Candidatus Dormiibacterota bacterium:
- the sat gene encoding sulfate adenylyltransferase, protein MQEEKGVLTKARSGPTPVGGKLVDRVLAGALRDKAKNLAARLPKLTLTLDQVVTVEMIATGVLSPLEGYPGSGDYASILDRGRLADGTPWTLPPTLAPGDDAARGVVDRVREGEALALIDPSGVPIAILHVQEKYGFDKTERARKLFGTVERRHPGVDSIFRRLGDTALAGPIDLLEKTHWGPFEKYRLEPKDAWRLFHEERGWSTVVAFQTANPLHRGHEHLQKCALEIFDGLFIHPVIETTRRAYFRNEFRIKAYEVALREYFPADRVAMAPLRITMQYAGPREAILHALIRRNFGCTHFIVGRDHAGFGSFYDPYASQRIFSDYGREELGIEPIFFRESFYCTRCGAVASEKTCPHGREQHITMSGTGVQDILRYGYLPPKEVLRPEVGQVILQGIQPKGVGPDGHAIKPVGDTIKGLFPSYLTHTRLGGPKRPQPLDPKNLQARDLEAALRDTRDNASRVYERVYETYASLFDIERGADLTLLEEARRKAIAIQEELIQALEQKVAIAPTTVEDRYMYQDREEAERELQVARKILDDLRHGADTDFRERVWNQRPYDDYRS, encoded by the coding sequence ATGCAGGAAGAGAAAGGTGTTCTGACGAAGGCCCGGTCCGGGCCGACCCCGGTGGGCGGGAAGCTGGTCGATCGCGTGCTCGCGGGTGCCCTGCGGGACAAGGCCAAGAACCTCGCGGCCCGTCTTCCGAAGCTGACCCTGACGCTCGACCAGGTGGTGACGGTCGAAATGATAGCGACCGGGGTCCTGAGCCCGCTCGAAGGGTATCCGGGGAGCGGCGACTACGCGTCGATCCTCGACCGCGGGCGGCTGGCCGACGGAACGCCCTGGACCCTGCCGCCGACGCTGGCCCCCGGCGACGACGCGGCTCGTGGCGTGGTCGATCGCGTGCGCGAGGGGGAGGCCCTGGCGCTCATCGATCCCTCCGGCGTCCCCATCGCCATCCTGCACGTTCAGGAGAAGTACGGCTTCGACAAGACCGAGCGCGCCCGCAAGCTCTTCGGCACCGTGGAGAGACGGCATCCCGGCGTGGACTCCATCTTCAGGCGGCTGGGCGACACGGCCCTCGCGGGGCCGATCGACCTCCTCGAGAAGACGCACTGGGGCCCGTTCGAGAAGTACCGTCTCGAGCCGAAGGACGCCTGGAGACTCTTCCATGAAGAGCGCGGCTGGAGCACCGTGGTCGCGTTCCAGACCGCAAACCCCCTGCATCGCGGTCACGAGCACCTCCAGAAATGCGCCCTGGAGATCTTCGACGGACTGTTCATCCATCCCGTGATCGAGACGACCCGGCGGGCTTACTTCCGCAACGAGTTCCGCATCAAAGCCTACGAAGTGGCGCTGCGCGAATACTTCCCGGCCGATCGGGTGGCGATGGCGCCGCTGCGCATCACCATGCAGTATGCCGGTCCGCGCGAGGCGATCCTGCACGCGCTGATCCGCCGCAACTTCGGCTGCACCCATTTCATCGTCGGGCGCGATCACGCCGGGTTCGGCAGCTTCTACGACCCGTACGCGTCGCAGCGAATCTTCTCCGATTACGGCCGCGAGGAGCTCGGCATCGAGCCGATCTTCTTCCGCGAGTCCTTCTACTGCACGCGCTGCGGGGCGGTGGCCTCCGAGAAGACCTGCCCGCACGGCCGCGAGCAGCACATCACCATGAGCGGCACGGGAGTGCAGGACATCCTGCGCTACGGGTATCTCCCCCCCAAGGAGGTCCTGAGGCCGGAGGTCGGGCAGGTGATCCTGCAGGGGATCCAGCCGAAGGGGGTGGGGCCCGACGGCCACGCGATCAAGCCGGTCGGGGACACGATCAAGGGACTGTTTCCGTCCTATCTGACGCACACCCGCCTGGGCGGGCCGAAGCGGCCGCAGCCCCTGGATCCGAAGAACCTCCAGGCCCGCGACCTCGAGGCGGCCCTGCGCGACACGCGGGACAACGCCTCGCGCGTCTACGAGCGGGTGTACGAGACGTACGCGTCGCTGTTCGACATCGAGCGCGGCGCCGACCTGACGCTGCTGGAAGAGGCGCGGCGCAAGGCGATCGCCATCCAGGAGGAGCTCATCCAGGCCCTCGAGCAGAAGGTCGCCATCGCCCCGACCACGGTCGAAGACAGGTACATGTATCAGGATCGCGAGGAGGCCGAGCGCGAGCTGCAGGTGGCCCGGAAAATCCTGGACGACCTGCGACACGGCGCTGACACGGATTTCCGCGAGCGGGTCTGGAACCAGCGCCCGTACGACGACTACAGGTCCTGA
- a CDS encoding polymer-forming cytoskeletal protein → MNIGPSIQIKGELQGDEDLTIDGRVEGKIELRDHNLTIGPNGKIKADLHANTIVIAGDVQGNAYAKERVEIAPTGRLNGDIISPRITIADGAHFKGSVDMERSSEAARKTSGPSKSEEVRRIPEMKDDAKTQGTRL, encoded by the coding sequence GTGAATATCGGACCCTCGATCCAGATTAAGGGCGAGTTGCAGGGAGATGAAGACCTGACGATCGACGGCCGGGTCGAAGGAAAGATCGAGCTGCGGGATCACAACCTGACGATCGGGCCGAACGGCAAGATCAAGGCCGACCTGCACGCCAACACCATCGTCATCGCGGGCGACGTACAGGGCAACGCCTATGCCAAGGAGCGGGTCGAGATCGCCCCGACCGGCCGGCTGAACGGCGACATCATCTCGCCGCGGATCACCATCGCGGACGGCGCCCACTTCAAGGGCAGCGTCGACATGGAGCGCAGCAGCGAGGCGGCCCGCAAGACGTCGGGCCCGTCCAAGTCCGAGGAAGTGCGCCGTATACCCGAAATGAAGGACGACGCCAAGACCCAGGGCACGCGCCTGTAG
- the ttcA gene encoding tRNA 2-thiocytidine(32) synthetase TtcA: MSTLLQIELPQRRRGAASAPEPRSLLKPLARRVGRAIQDFRLIENGDRILCAMSGGKDSYAMLHLLEHLRRRAPVAFELVAVTVDQGYRGFKTDVLERYFREKGLEYRIERTNIAEVIDDTMPLGDTHCSMCARLRRGVLYRLAPELGCNKIALGHHADDLLETLLMSQFFNGEICSMPPILKARDGRNIVIRPLCYVWEDEIVRFVAEIGFPVICCACPACGDNSLKRKQMKNLLHRLESEHAGIKSSLLRALSNIRTGHLLDRRFLAGLSATSPDRPESKEANRSEA; this comes from the coding sequence GTGTCGACCCTCCTGCAGATCGAGCTGCCGCAGCGCCGCCGCGGCGCCGCGTCCGCGCCCGAGCCGCGCAGCCTGCTGAAGCCTCTGGCCCGCCGCGTAGGCAGGGCGATCCAGGACTTCCGCCTGATCGAGAACGGCGACCGGATCCTGTGCGCCATGTCCGGCGGCAAGGACTCGTACGCCATGCTGCACCTCCTCGAGCACCTGCGGCGCCGCGCGCCCGTCGCGTTCGAGCTGGTGGCGGTGACCGTCGACCAGGGCTATCGTGGATTCAAGACGGATGTCCTCGAACGCTACTTCCGGGAGAAGGGTCTCGAGTACCGCATCGAGCGGACCAACATCGCCGAGGTGATCGACGACACCATGCCGCTCGGCGACACCCACTGCTCCATGTGCGCGAGGCTGAGGCGTGGCGTGCTGTACCGCCTCGCCCCCGAGCTTGGCTGCAACAAGATTGCCCTCGGGCACCACGCCGACGACCTGCTCGAGACCCTCCTGATGAGCCAGTTCTTCAACGGCGAGATCTGCTCCATGCCCCCCATCCTGAAGGCGCGCGACGGCCGGAACATCGTCATCCGGCCGCTCTGCTACGTCTGGGAGGACGAGATCGTGCGCTTCGTCGCCGAGATCGGCTTCCCGGTCATCTGCTGCGCCTGCCCGGCCTGCGGCGACAACTCGCTCAAGCGAAAACAGATGAAGAACCTGCTCCACCGCCTCGAATCGGAGCATGCCGGGATCAAGTCGTCGCTCCTGCGGGCCCTCTCCAATATCAGGACCGGGCACCTCCTGGATCGCCGTTTCCTCGCGGGGTTGTCGGCGACGTCACCGGATCGTCCTGAATCGAAGGAAGCCAATCGATCGGAGGCATGA
- the typA gene encoding translational GTPase TypA, producing the protein MPGHARRGDIRNIAIIAHVDHGKTTLVDRLLQQTGTFRANERIVERVMDSNDLERERGITILAKNTSIRHRGVKINIVDTPGHADFGGEVERILGMVDCALLLVDAAEGPLPQTRFVLKKALELGMRPIVVINKIDRPDARPHQVLDEVFQLMINLGAADEQLDFPHVYTSAKLGYARRELEHADSNIFPLLDVIIDRVPGPPGNADSPLQLQIATLDYNDYVGRIAIGRITRGRIKIGDPIALLKLDGKVENWKVTRLETFEGLKRTGVEEAAAGEIVAMAGIPEIQIGETIADPAAPDALPPIRIDEPTISMEFMVNDSPFAGQDGRFVTSRHLRERLLREARANVALRVEETASSDTFTVSGRGELHLAIVAETMRREGYEFQLSRPRVILRRDAAGRPLEPIEYLVLDLEEAYKGRVMEMLGARRAELADMTGAGTGRVRLEFTVPARGLLGFRREFLTETRGTGIMSHVFHEYGPHRGDIPSRTRGALVVKEPGTTVTFALHNLEDRGTLFTGPGVPVYEGMIVGEHSRENDLVVNPCKKKHLTNMRASTSDDTIRLAPSRDMSLEDCIEFLGDNELVEVTPKTVRLRKRLLSAHDRKRDDKAASEAAVS; encoded by the coding sequence GTGCCCGGACACGCCCGGCGGGGCGACATCCGCAACATAGCCATCATCGCGCACGTCGACCACGGCAAGACCACGCTCGTGGACCGTCTGCTGCAGCAGACCGGGACGTTCCGCGCCAACGAGCGCATCGTCGAGCGCGTCATGGACAGCAACGACCTGGAGCGCGAGCGCGGCATCACCATCCTGGCGAAGAACACATCGATCCGTCACCGCGGAGTGAAGATCAACATCGTGGACACTCCCGGTCATGCCGATTTCGGAGGCGAGGTCGAGCGCATACTCGGGATGGTGGACTGCGCCCTCCTTCTGGTCGACGCCGCCGAGGGCCCGCTGCCGCAGACCCGCTTCGTCCTCAAGAAGGCGCTCGAGCTCGGCATGCGTCCGATCGTCGTCATCAACAAGATTGACCGCCCGGACGCGCGGCCCCACCAGGTCCTGGACGAGGTCTTCCAGCTGATGATCAACCTGGGCGCCGCGGACGAGCAGCTCGACTTCCCGCATGTCTACACGTCCGCCAAGCTCGGGTACGCACGGCGCGAGCTGGAGCACGCCGACAGCAACATCTTCCCTCTGCTCGACGTCATCATCGACAGGGTGCCGGGGCCGCCGGGGAACGCCGACTCTCCCCTGCAGCTGCAGATCGCCACCCTCGACTACAACGATTACGTCGGACGCATCGCCATCGGCCGCATCACCCGCGGCCGGATTAAGATCGGCGACCCGATCGCCCTGCTGAAGCTGGACGGGAAAGTGGAGAACTGGAAAGTCACGCGGCTCGAGACGTTCGAGGGGCTGAAGCGCACCGGGGTCGAGGAGGCTGCCGCGGGCGAAATCGTGGCGATGGCCGGCATTCCCGAGATCCAGATCGGCGAGACGATCGCCGATCCGGCCGCTCCCGACGCGCTGCCGCCCATCCGAATCGACGAGCCGACCATCTCGATGGAGTTCATGGTGAACGATTCGCCGTTCGCCGGACAGGACGGCCGTTTCGTCACGTCGCGCCACCTGCGCGAGCGCCTGCTGCGCGAGGCGCGCGCCAACGTGGCGCTGCGGGTGGAGGAAACCGCTTCCTCCGACACGTTCACGGTCTCGGGGCGGGGCGAGCTGCACCTGGCGATCGTCGCCGAGACCATGCGCCGCGAAGGGTACGAGTTCCAGCTGTCGCGGCCCCGGGTCATCCTGCGCCGGGACGCCGCCGGGCGTCCGCTCGAGCCGATCGAATATCTCGTGCTCGACCTGGAAGAGGCCTACAAGGGGCGCGTGATGGAGATGCTGGGCGCGCGCCGCGCCGAGCTCGCGGACATGACCGGGGCGGGGACGGGTCGCGTCCGACTCGAGTTCACGGTTCCGGCCCGGGGGCTGCTCGGCTTCCGCCGGGAGTTTCTCACCGAGACGCGGGGCACCGGCATCATGTCGCACGTGTTCCATGAGTACGGACCGCACCGGGGCGACATCCCGTCGCGCACCCGGGGCGCCCTGGTCGTCAAGGAGCCGGGGACGACGGTGACCTTCGCGCTGCACAACCTCGAAGACCGCGGCACCCTGTTCACGGGCCCCGGCGTGCCGGTCTACGAAGGGATGATCGTCGGCGAGCATTCGCGCGAGAACGACCTGGTCGTGAACCCCTGCAAGAAGAAGCACCTGACGAACATGCGCGCCTCGACCTCGGATGACACCATCCGCCTGGCACCGTCCCGCGACATGTCGCTCGAGGACTGCATCGAGTTTCTCGGCGACAACGAGCTGGTCGAAGTCACGCCGAAAACCGTCCGGCTGCGCAAGCGCCTGCTCAGCGCGCACGACCGGAAGCGCGACGATAAGGCCGCGAGCGAAGCCGCGGTCTCCTGA
- a CDS encoding tetratricopeptide repeat protein yields MTPPGILSVLLSGACLLAFHGGVAAQPRDETRLGPDALVRRGFEYLARSRPEDQDEAARLFRKALQTGPDRADAHVGLARVSIYLYTLGQDESPGRVRSALEESRQAVDLAPHDPAAAAVRAMALAADDRLTPALAEARRAVSTDAASAEGHLSLCIILRLRKDNDGALQSCRRAAEILPEDPRVLSALGEALREGGRYSQALEMFGQAIELDHEAMVPQLGAAATLLKEGNDASARRLYNALLQKWDYGKSRARLGAAALLVIAQDYEAALQVYGGLDVPEGYSLPTILTLYGKGYSLRRLGRDAEAEYFFTSLIERVPVDYDGPARGRELLFKAYQDLIDYFGSKGRDGKVLTLLKSACERPLVPTRLARALAERLEGRKGADEAVGVLEKAILGADPLEDPLELADSTLKLVRLRTSNGGHRMQDDSPAARALKLATERLESTNLGAVHYRLARALALAQRPEATLKSLERARASGYFPSDQIAAEPDFAKIREDPGFVILLKEREAAVAPEGH; encoded by the coding sequence ATGACACCGCCCGGGATCCTGTCCGTCCTTCTGTCCGGCGCGTGTCTTCTCGCGTTTCATGGCGGTGTGGCGGCTCAACCGCGTGACGAGACCCGCCTCGGGCCGGACGCGCTGGTGCGGCGCGGTTTCGAATACCTCGCCCGGTCGCGCCCCGAAGATCAGGACGAGGCGGCCCGGCTGTTCCGAAAGGCGCTCCAAACCGGTCCGGACCGCGCCGATGCGCATGTCGGTCTGGCGCGTGTCTCGATCTACCTGTACACGCTGGGTCAGGACGAATCGCCCGGGAGGGTGCGCTCGGCCCTCGAGGAATCGCGCCAGGCCGTCGACCTGGCGCCTCACGATCCGGCCGCGGCCGCGGTCCGCGCCATGGCCCTCGCCGCGGACGACAGGCTGACGCCGGCCCTCGCGGAGGCGCGTCGCGCCGTGTCGACCGACGCCGCATCCGCCGAGGGGCATCTCTCCCTGTGCATCATCCTGCGTCTGCGAAAAGACAATGACGGCGCTCTGCAGTCCTGCCGCCGCGCCGCGGAGATCCTCCCCGAGGACCCGCGCGTTCTGTCGGCGCTGGGCGAGGCCCTGAGGGAAGGGGGCCGCTACTCCCAGGCGCTGGAGATGTTCGGCCAGGCGATCGAGCTGGATCACGAGGCGATGGTGCCCCAGCTCGGCGCCGCCGCGACGCTCCTGAAGGAGGGGAACGACGCGTCGGCGCGCCGCCTCTACAACGCCCTGCTGCAGAAGTGGGATTACGGGAAGAGCCGCGCCCGTCTCGGCGCCGCTGCCCTGCTCGTGATCGCACAGGACTACGAGGCGGCGCTTCAAGTCTACGGAGGCCTGGACGTGCCCGAAGGGTACTCCCTGCCGACGATCCTGACTCTGTACGGGAAGGGGTACAGCCTCAGGCGCCTGGGGCGCGACGCGGAAGCGGAGTATTTCTTCACCTCGTTGATCGAGCGGGTCCCGGTCGATTACGACGGCCCCGCCCGGGGCCGCGAGCTGCTCTTCAAGGCCTATCAGGACCTGATCGACTACTTCGGCTCCAAGGGCCGGGACGGGAAGGTCCTCACACTATTGAAATCGGCCTGCGAGCGGCCGCTGGTCCCGACCCGGCTGGCCCGGGCCCTGGCGGAACGGCTCGAAGGACGGAAGGGGGCGGATGAGGCCGTCGGCGTCCTCGAAAAGGCGATTCTCGGCGCCGATCCCCTGGAGGATCCCCTGGAGCTCGCGGATTCGACCCTGAAGCTGGTCCGCCTTCGTACTTCGAACGGCGGACATCGAATGCAGGACGACTCCCCAGCAGCCCGCGCCCTGAAGCTGGCCACGGAGCGGCTGGAATCGACCAACCTGGGGGCCGTGCATTACCGCCTGGCCCGGGCCCTGGCGCTGGCCCAGAGGCCCGAGGCCACGCTCAAGAGCCTCGAGCGCGCCCGCGCTTCCGGGTACTTCCCTTCCGATCAGATTGCTGCCGAGCCCGACTTCGCGAAGATTCGGGAGGACCCCGGTTTTGTGATCCTCCTCAAGGAACGGGAAGCCGCCGTCGCCCCTGAAGGACACTGA
- a CDS encoding glycerophosphodiester phosphodiesterase family protein has protein sequence MGPSARTAPAAPAAAPLRRPLRIAHRGASARAPENTLAAFAEAVRLGANAIELDVHLTADGVPVVIHDGTVDRTTNGRGDVGRMTLKDLRRLDAGAWFSSRFRGERIPTLEESLEYARGRCGMNIEIKDPPARGRTARGAPAAPDAVARAVARAVARTRFNDLLVVSSFSPRALRQARAAMERIRLGFLVSRSLRGLRAMHRRVGLFSVHPHVRLAGPRRIRLSRRLGLVVVFWTVNDLRLMRRLLALGGDGLMTDDPALFQELR, from the coding sequence ATGGGCCCTTCGGCGCGCACGGCCCCCGCCGCTCCGGCCGCGGCCCCGCTGCGCCGCCCGCTGCGCATCGCCCACCGGGGCGCCTCGGCGCGCGCCCCGGAGAACACGCTCGCGGCCTTCGCCGAAGCCGTGCGGCTCGGCGCCAACGCCATCGAGCTGGACGTCCATCTGACCGCCGACGGCGTGCCGGTCGTGATCCACGACGGCACCGTCGATCGCACCACCAACGGTCGCGGAGACGTGGGGAGGATGACGCTGAAGGATCTGCGCCGCCTGGATGCAGGGGCGTGGTTCTCGTCCCGCTTTCGCGGCGAGCGGATCCCGACTCTGGAGGAATCCCTCGAATACGCGCGGGGCCGCTGCGGCATGAACATCGAGATCAAGGACCCGCCGGCCCGCGGAAGGACCGCGCGCGGAGCGCCGGCCGCCCCGGATGCCGTGGCGCGCGCGGTGGCGCGGGCGGTGGCGCGCACGCGGTTCAACGACCTCCTGGTCGTCTCCTCCTTCTCGCCCCGGGCCCTCCGGCAGGCCCGCGCCGCCATGGAGCGCATCCGGCTCGGGTTCCTCGTTTCGCGCTCGCTCCGTGGACTCCGCGCCATGCACCGGCGTGTAGGTCTGTTCTCGGTCCATCCGCACGTCCGCCTGGCCGGGCCGCGCCGCATCCGGCTCTCGCGCCGGCTTGGTCTTGTGGTGGTCTTCTGGACGGTCAACGATCTGCGGCTCATGCGCCGTCTGCTGGCGCTCGGCGGCGACGGCCTGATGACCGACGACCCCGCGCTCTTCCAGGAGCTGCGCTGA
- a CDS encoding alginate export family protein yields MKKLLYVALLAVGVIVMIAPPVMAQEEKPFTIHGEVRSRGEYQANASDFDKGANDNADFWPYRVRIAAEGRFAHNVAAWIEFQSAGEAGGTTTPVRQGNLDVFAGEGVEMYQGNITLNQLWSKNFSLRVGRQEIVAGNELMLGDLDFYSGQSHDGFVANWNLKKVSLMLWATRPAQVGLDRLRSNFTSPDRTFIGDVAGTQNFLGGYATWTFNKDQTFDVYLMDLDTKTASNIETVGARYAHDLAGKTGFFWDVEFAKQFGKASYAGDVKAEGNVLEGWFGYNWRSGKNNHRVYGRLENASGDDTGTTDKFEGFVPMFGDFHNRTGHGDWFQLANAPTNLGGGGIDGAAGGAGLQAWSAGYTGYYSDKHEFGVAYWKYTLDQNETLSGNDDDDLGNSTDIWYGYNYSKNATFTVSLSQLSPGKALKDISATGNLDDTVTRLYGQVRLRF; encoded by the coding sequence ATGAAGAAGTTGCTGTATGTCGCGCTCCTGGCCGTCGGCGTGATCGTCATGATCGCACCGCCCGTCATGGCGCAGGAAGAGAAGCCGTTCACGATCCACGGCGAGGTCCGGTCCCGCGGCGAGTACCAGGCCAACGCATCGGATTTCGACAAGGGCGCCAACGACAACGCCGACTTCTGGCCCTACAGGGTCCGGATCGCGGCCGAGGGGCGCTTCGCTCACAACGTCGCTGCCTGGATCGAGTTCCAGAGCGCCGGTGAAGCCGGTGGCACCACAACGCCGGTCCGCCAGGGTAACCTCGATGTCTTCGCCGGTGAAGGAGTCGAGATGTACCAGGGGAACATCACCCTCAACCAGCTCTGGAGCAAGAACTTCAGCCTCCGGGTCGGCCGGCAGGAGATCGTGGCCGGCAACGAGCTGATGCTGGGTGACCTCGATTTCTACTCCGGCCAGTCGCATGACGGCTTCGTGGCCAACTGGAACCTCAAGAAGGTCAGCCTGATGCTCTGGGCCACCCGCCCGGCCCAGGTTGGCTTAGATCGCCTACGCTCGAACTTCACGAGCCCGGATAGGACGTTCATCGGGGATGTCGCCGGGACGCAGAATTTCCTTGGCGGGTACGCGACCTGGACCTTCAACAAGGACCAGACCTTTGATGTTTACCTGATGGATCTCGACACCAAGACCGCCTCCAACATCGAGACCGTCGGCGCGCGCTACGCCCACGACCTCGCCGGGAAGACCGGCTTTTTCTGGGACGTGGAGTTTGCGAAGCAGTTCGGCAAGGCCTCTTACGCGGGCGACGTGAAGGCCGAAGGCAACGTGCTGGAAGGCTGGTTCGGCTACAACTGGCGGTCGGGCAAGAACAACCACCGCGTCTACGGCCGCCTCGAGAATGCTTCGGGCGACGACACGGGGACGACCGACAAGTTCGAGGGTTTCGTCCCGATGTTCGGTGACTTCCACAACCGGACGGGACACGGCGACTGGTTCCAGCTGGCCAACGCTCCGACCAATCTGGGCGGCGGCGGGATCGATGGCGCTGCGGGCGGCGCTGGCCTCCAGGCTTGGTCTGCTGGCTACACCGGCTACTACAGCGACAAGCACGAGTTCGGCGTGGCCTACTGGAAGTACACCCTCGACCAGAACGAGACGCTGTCCGGGAACGACGACGATGATCTCGGCAACTCGACCGACATCTGGTACGGGTACAACTACAGCAAGAACGCCACCTTCACCGTTTCCCTGTCGCAGTTGAGCCCGGGCAAAGCGTTGAAGGACATTTCAGCCACCGGGAACCTCGACGACACCGTGACGCGGCTGTACGGTCAGGTTCGCCTGCGATTCTAG